In Caretta caretta isolate rCarCar2 chromosome 18, rCarCar1.hap1, whole genome shotgun sequence, a single genomic region encodes these proteins:
- the CPLANE2 gene encoding ciliogenesis and planar polarity effector 2 isoform X2 yields the protein MAADTASYKIFVSGKSGVGKTAMVAKLAGLEVPSAHHETTGIQTTTVYWPAKLRDSGRALIFRFHFWDCGEAALKKFDHILPACKEKADGILFLFSFTDRSSFDDLPSQISRVTEGSENFVKIVIGSKFDQFMHTDVTERDLAEFRRAWRLPVLRMKSVNGPRLADGRTLDGRAGLAHVAHVLNGLAEHLWYQDQVMAGIVPAPQPGTEETSLC from the exons ATGGCCGCTGACACTGCCAGCTATAAGATTTTTGTCTCTGGGAAAAGCGGCGTGGGTAAAACCGCAATGGTGGCCAAGCTGGCTGGCCTGGAGGTGCCCAGTGCACATCATGAAACAACAG GGATCCAGACGACGACGGTATATTGGCCGGCCAAGCTGAGGGACAGCGGCAGGGCGCTCATCTTCAGGTTCCACTTCTGGGACTGCGGAGAAGCAGCTCTAAAGAAATTTGATCACATCCTACCT GCCTGCAAGGAGAAGGCAGATGGCAtcctcttcctcttttctttcaCCGACCGCTCATCCTTCGACGACCTCCCCAGCCAGATCTCCCGCGTCACGGAGGGATCCGAAAACTTCGTCAAAATAGTGATTGGCTCCAA GTTCGACCAGTTCATGCACACCGACGTCACAGAGCGGGACCTGGCCGAGTTCCGGCGAGCCTGGCGCCTGCCCGTGCTGCGGATGAAGAGCGTGAACGGGCCCCGGCTGGCCGACGGGCGGACCCTGGACGGCCGCGCTGGGCTGGCGCATGTGGCACACGTGCTGAACGGGCTGGCGGAGCACCTCTGGTACCAGGACCAAGTGATGGCTGGGATCGTCCCAGCACCGCAGCCTGGCACAGAGGAGACGTCCCTGTGCTGA